A window from Catharus ustulatus isolate bCatUst1 chromosome 14, bCatUst1.pri.v2, whole genome shotgun sequence encodes these proteins:
- the TMSB15B gene encoding thymosin beta-15B, producing the protein MCDKPDLSEVEKFDKKKLKKTNTEEKNTLPSKETIEQEKECVKSS; encoded by the exons ATGTGCGACAAACCAGACCTCTCGGAGGTGGAGAAATTCGACAagaagaagctgaagaaaacCAACACGGAGGAGAAGAACACGCTGCCCTCCAAGGAGA CTATtgagcaggagaaggaatgtGTGAAGTCTTCCTAG
- the PRPS1 gene encoding ribose-phosphate pyrophosphokinase 1 has product MPNIKIFSGSSHQDLSQKIADRLGLELGKVVTKKFSNQETCVEIGESVRGEDVYIVQSGCGEINDNLMELLIMINACKIASASRVTAVIPCFPYARQDKKDKSRAPISAKLVANMLSVAGADHIITMDLHASQIQGFFDIPVDNLYAEPAVLKWIKENIPEWKNCTIVSPDAGGAKRVTSIADRLNVDFALIHKERKKANEVDRMVLVGDVKDRVAILVDDMADTCGTICHAADKLVSAGATKVYAILTHGIFSGPAISRINNACFEAVVVTNTIPQEDKMKQCPKIQVIDISMILAEAIRRTHNGESVSYLFSHVPL; this is encoded by the exons atGCCCAACATCAAGATCTTCAGCGGGAGCTCGCACCAGGACCTGTCCCAGAAGATCGCCGACCGCCTGGgcctggagctgggcaaggTGGTCACCAAGAAGTTCAGCAACCAGGAGACATG CGTGGAAATAGGCGAGAGTGTTCGTGGGGAGGACGTCTACATTGTGCAGAGTGGCTGTGGGGAAATCAATGACAATCTGATGGAGCTCCTCATCATGATCAATGCCTGTAAGATTGCTTCAGCCAGCAGAGTCACAGCTGTCATCCCCTGCTTTCCTTACGCCCGGCAGGACAAAAAGGACAAG AGTCGAGCTCCAATCTCTGCCAAGTTGGTTGCAAACATGCTGTCTGTGGCAGGTGCAGATCATATAATCACCATGGACCTGCATGCATCTCAGATTCAG ggtttttttgataTCCCTGTTGATAATTTATATGCTGAGCCTGCTGTACTGAAATGGATCAAAGAGAATATTCCAGAGTGGAAGAACTGCACCATTGTTTCACCAGATGCTGGTGGAGCCAAGAG AGTGACCTCCATTGCAGATCGGTTGAATGTAGACTTTGCCCTCATTCACAAGGAGCGCAAGAAGGCCAACGAGGTCGATCGCATGGTGCTGGTGGGGGACGTCAAGGACAGAGTGGCCATCCTGGTAGATGACATGGCAGACACGTGTGGCACCATCTGCCATGCTGCAGACAA GCTTGTGTCAGCTGGAGCCACCAAAGTTTATGCCATCTTAACTCACGGGATCTTTTCTGGGCCAGCAATTTCCCGGATCAACAATGCCTGCTTTGAGGCAGTTGTAGTCACAAACACAATACCCCAGGAGGACAAGATGAAGCAGTGCCCTAAAATCCAG gTGATTGACATCTCAATGATCCTTGCAGAGGCCATCAGGAGGACTCATAATGGGGAATCTGTTTCCTACCTATTCAGCCATGTCCCTTTATAA